Proteins encoded within one genomic window of Triticum aestivum cultivar Chinese Spring chromosome 2D, IWGSC CS RefSeq v2.1, whole genome shotgun sequence:
- the LOC123049995 gene encoding pectinesterase inhibitor 12: MTRPSQVLPQLAVLLLFLLVSSSAASTLDDTCKSVSASNKDLAYDYCVKFFQACKGSATADKRGLAVIATKIIRAAAVSTGRRIATIKASQGDDRRIQGPLADCDELYSSAVDQLDAAARGISSGKFQDALTNLSAAADAPQTCEEGFRELGVSSPLADEDSKFSKECSIALAVTNTL; the protein is encoded by the coding sequence ATGACGAGGCCTTCGCAAGTTCTCCCGCagctcgccgtcctcctcctcttcctcctcgtctcgtcCAGCGCCGCTTCCACTCTAGACGACACCTGCAAGTCCGTCAGCGCGAGCAACAAGGACCTCGCCTACGACTACTGCGTCAAGTTCTTCCAGGCGTGCAAGGGCAGCGCCACCGCGGACAAGCGCGGCCTCGCCGTCATCGCCACGAAGATCATCCGAGCGGCGGCCGTGAGCACCGGCAGGCGCATCGCCACCATCAAGGCATCGCAAGGGGACGACAGGAGGATCCAGggcccgctcgccgactgcgacgAGCTGTACTCGAGCGCCGTGGACCAGCTCGACGCGGCGGCGAGGGGCATCTCGTCGGGGAAGTTCCAGGACGCCCTGACGAACCTCAGCGCCGCTGCGGACGCGCCGCAGACCTGCGAGGAAGGGTTCCGCGAGCTGGGCGTGAGTTCGCCGCTGGCCGACGAGGACTCCAAGTTCAGTAAGGAGTGTTCCATCGCTCTCGCTGTAACGAACACGTTGTAA
- the LOC123049996 gene encoding putative invertase inhibitor: MMRHWQAPSCLLVLLLVLVSSDASTLDDTCKSVAASKKDIGYDYCIKFFQGDSASATADRRGLVVIATKMTRAEAANIRKRIDALKASVTDKKVSGRLSDCRMHYTAALKWLEAAAEGVKSGNLQDAKTNLTGVILGTDTCEERFRELGVVSPLAAEDAEFSKGCSIALAITTML, encoded by the coding sequence ATGATGCGGCATTGGCAAGCTCCCTCCtgtctcctcgtcctcctcttggTCCTCGTCTCCTCCGACGCTTCCACTCTAGACGACACATGCAAGTCCGTCGCGGCAAGCAAGAAGGACATCGGCTACGACTACTGCATCAAGTTCTTCCAGGGCGACAGCGCCAGCGCCACCGCGGACAGGCGCGGCCTCGTCGTCATCGCCACGAAGATGACCCGAGCAGAGGCCGCGAACATCCGCAAGCGCATCGATGCCCTCAAGGCCTCGGTGACGGACAAGAAGGTCAGCGGGCGCCTCTCCGACTGCCGCATGCACTACACGGCGGCGCTGAAATGGCTCGAAGCCGCGGCGGAGGGCGTCAAGTCGGGTAATTTGCAGGACGCGAAGACGAACCTCACGGGCGTGATATTGGGCACCGACACCTGCGAGGAAAGGTTCCGCGAGCTGGGCGTCGTGTCGCCGCtggccgccgaggacgccgagtTCTCCAAGGGCTGCTCCATCGCTCTCGCCATAACGACCATGTTGTAG
- the LOC123055930 gene encoding cell wall / vacuolar inhibitor of fructosidase 2-like: MGPSRAVPCLVLLFLLSSSSGASVVLEDTCKSIAAGKERSIGYNYCIKFFEASKGSATADKRGLAVIASKLNRRAAAKSMVKRIHALRASEKDKVIQMGLDICGQLYSTAVDELDAAAKGVEAGTPEVKFDAEMYLTGAFDAPETCETGFGEMGLKSPPDAEFTKEVYIAMAVTHSL, translated from the coding sequence ATGGGGCCTTCACGAGCTGTCCCCTGCCtggtcctcctcttcctcctctcctcgtcCAGCGGCGCTTCCGTTGTACTAGAAGACACGTGCAAATCCATCGCCGCCGGCAAGGAAAGGAGCATCGGCTACAACTACTGCATCAAGTTTTTCGAGGCCAGCAAGGGCAGCGCCACCGCCGACAAGCGTGGCTTGGCCGTCATCGCGTCGAAGCTCAACAGAAGAGCGGCAGCCAAGAGCATGGTCAAGCGCATCCACGCCCTCAGGGCCTCGGAGAAGGACAAGGTCATCCAGATGGGCCTCGACATCTGCGGCCAATTGTACTCGACAGCCGTGGACGAGCTCGATGCTGCGGCTAAAGGCGTCGAGGCGGGCACACCGGAAGTCAAATTTGACGCGGAGATGTACCTCACCGGCGCGTTCGACGCCCCCGAGACCTGCGAGACCGGGTTCGGGGAGATGGGCCTGAAGTCGCCGCCCGACGCCGAGTTCACTAAGGAGGTGTACATCGCGATGGCTGTAACGCACTCGTTATAG